The sequence TCTTTCTTATATATCATTTaaagagagataatattatcaactattttttttgtgtgataatattatccctctttgaataaaaagaaggaatgagaaatggtgaaattctcttttgtagaaaatgagagGAAAAAAGAAAGGATTTAAAGTGAGAAAATTTTGTTATCTCTCCGTtactcatgataaatttacaattaaataaaacaCGCCCTGAAAAGATAATTGTACGAAGATAGATAAActttagagtaaaattttgaagtagccaaaatgaagcataaaacacaatttatggctatacattgaaaaaacacaaatatttttggccatttttattgatttggacgtttttacccttgatgaggcggaccgggtaggatcaggctcGCGGGTCGCGTGctgggtcgggttaggcacttatggcactattaatgccataagtgccaagattttactttggttttattttggatttccgatggcacttatggcactaatagtgccaaaagtgccaacggaaatccaaaataaaaccaagtaaaatagtcattttggcacttatgtcactattagtgccataagtgccaacggaaattcaaaataaaactaagtaaaatggtcatttgggcacttgtggcactattagtgccataagtgccatacgtgcaacacaaatacagaaacaacaatggaacatctaaaccctaaaatgaataatctaaaccctaaatggaacatctaaaccccaaatggataatctaaaccctaaatggaatatctaaaccctagggggaagtgtgcacttatggcactaatagtgccataagtgtcatacgtgcagcacagatcagatcagatctgtcgatggctgaaatcgaaggaggcggagatcagatttgccgatggaggaggcggcgcaacgatcagatcagatccaccgccgcctcatcagatcagatctgccgccgcctcATCTTCCACCAAGCggcgcgctggagagagagaaagagagagagggagatgagaaagaaagaggagagagcgACAGcagatggagagagagagggggaggatctcctccaccgccgccgcctcatcctcaactccgacgaattctgcccaAGCGGCGCgctggaaagagagagagagagggagatgagaaagagagaggagagagcggcagccgctgctcgctggagagagagagggagatgagaaagagagaggagagagagaagggtagaatagtcatgacatacaaaaaatggccaaaacttatgttttttcaaatgatggacaaaatttgatgttgtatgttgaatagggccatccggccctattgtttctaaaCTTTAactcaattttgattttgcacatgaattaaaaaatttgctaaaattcacaaattttttattattttaaaattttcacataATCTCATCAATCTTCGACAAATTAATGTCATCGTGGCTAGTTGCGACAAAATAAAACCATCGGGACTGACTGATGTGCATGGTACATCGACTCTTTAAGTCATGTATATATTTAAAGCGTCTATCTCAATATTAATTCACAAACAATTGACAACCTTGTGAAACATCAAAACAattgaaagttggtgtatttgaATACAAATTTTGTAATTATGTACAAAATGAATTAAAGTTGGCATATTCATGCGTAggggtgtaaacaaaccaagccgctcgcgaactattcggagctcggctcgaaaaaatctcgttcaagttcgtttagagaagctcgataaataaacaaaccaaacttgagcaattagtagtattcggctcgttaacatgttcgtcaagtgattcaacttgaaaaatataaattattagtatatacaacttatatttatccactaaaattaataataattgtattaaatatctaattaattttatttgtcataagaaaataattaatatatttattattttaaataaaaaatttatttttaaaataaaataatcaatattttgaatataaatataaatttagaaagttcgtatatgctcgcgagcctcaaagtattcggtaagtaaagttcgggattcgatttgatactaaacaaaccaagtttgagcacaccactattcggttcggctcggttcgattacagcCCTATTCATGCGCAATTACCCCATCTTTTTTAACCCCATCTAATTAACATCGACGAAATCATTTGAAGTATAAAACACCTTTTTCTGAAGTAGACGATCATATCATGTAGATGtaattaacaaaatataaacATCGACTAACCTGGTGAATTCCTTTATGAGGTGTGAGGTTGACTCCCACATCCGCAATGCAAGTCATGGTGATCAAATCCGCCGAAGTGCTGTCCGCATACCTGAGGAGGCACGCATCCATGTCCCTCGCCAGCGCCGTCGCCAGCGGGTAGCTGAGCACGATCCCGCCGCCGCCGAACGCCTGGTCGAACGAGTACCAATAGTTGGATATGACGCTCTCCGAGTGCCACCCGAGGTAATAGTACTTGTTGTGATCATACTCCGCAAGAACATCGACGATATTGTCCACAAAAAAAACGGAATCGTCGTCGCCCATCACCACCCATCTCACGCCGTCGTGCACCTCCCTCAACAGCTCCGAGATCCCGTGGACCATCCGCGGCATCAGCCAGAAGCGGGGCTTGGTGTGTCGGAACAGCTCGGATAGGTCGTCTACTAGTTTGTAGGGAGGGGCGGTCTCCGGCCAGGGGAGGAGCTCCGGGGGCGGGGGCCGGTCGAGGAAGACATGCCCACGCGTCTTGTTCGGCCGCCACCACGCCTCCAGGTAGCCCCGCCTCTGGGGCCAGGTCTGGACCGAGCCCATCAGACCGAATGCAATGTGGCTCAGATTGGTGCGGTCGTTGACGTTGTTGCTCGAGACGAGCGGCTGCGGAGATGATGATGGTTGCGGTGGTGCAGCCCATCTATGAAAGTAGAGTTGGGGGTTTTGAGTGTTGACGATGAGATTGAGAAGCAGGGCCACAAGTACTAGGGTTTTCCACAAGGTGCAGCTGCTGAAGAAATCTTTTGGAAAAGGTGAAACCATTTTGATTTGGTTTTGGTTCTTGGACTTGGACTTAGATCGATTATAGGGAGTTGGATGATCTTGATTTAAGATATACTATATAATTATGAGCAGTGATCATTTTACTACATCAAACATATTTTTGTCAACTTGGCGGTGATTGTATATTTAATGCTCATGGATTACCAATAACTTTTGggaatctatatctatatataatataataatatataatacaaTTATATATTAAAGCCACCACCTTACTTCAAGGTCCTACATGGCATCACCTCTAATCTCCATTTCTATTATcttaattcatcatttaatttattaattgttgattcaaatatagaaacattatattatattttacatacTAAATAACAAGTAATCCCGAGGTAACGAATCCATTGAAGAAAGGCTTCGAGGAGTCTCAGCAACCAGTTTCGTACTATGATATGAAGGTTTTCaaatttttcataaataaatgaacttgttacttgcaaaatttcatgtatttatttatatatgcttTGTTTCTAACATGATCTTCAAGGCCCTTATTACATCCTTGTACTCAGCCTCATTGTTTGAAAGCCTGCACCCAAATTTAATGGTGAATTGTATAATATTCTATTGtggctgatgaggagtaaagtaTGCGTAAAGCAAAGTTGACAGCACCAAAGTCGTCAGCGCTGGGAATAACTATGAGGAAAGGAGCTTGAATAGTATCTTTGGGAGAAAAGCATGAAGGGCAGGAGCATCAGGGCCATCTCGAGAGGATTTAAACACTATGCGCGTCAGGGCTGGAGTGAAGTAAGAAGGGGCAACGCTGAAGCTTGAGCAGAGCTGGCATAGTCAGGAGGGGAACTTCGGAGCTGGTATACAAAGTGCAGTGCTGGGAAAGACTGAAAGCGCAACCGATCGATAACGACCTCAAAGATTCTCTTTAACCGCCAGGGTTGCTATCAGCAATGTAATTACTAGTTTACCCCTGTCATAGGCGTCTATAAATGGAAGATATGATGGTCATTGTAAACATATGCCATAAAAAGTCTAATACGATACTCTCTTTTCTCGCTTTAGCTGCTCTCGTCTCTTTCTCTCGATTCACCAACACACTACAGGTGAATCATTTTCCTCATAATTAAAGGGTGAGATTATCGAACacatcaactggcgccgtctgtgggaacgACAGATCGGGTTTAAGACGTGAAGAAATCTGTGCATGAACTCTGCTCGACCGAATTTCTCAGCGAAAGTTGTATATCTTTGTCGAGAATTCGGGTGTGAAGGGCGTATATGTTTGTTTGTGAATATTCTCGTCTCTTTCTCTCGATTCACCAACACACTACAGGTGAATCATTCTCCTCATACCCCACTCAGGCCTGTTCTGTCAGGGCTGCAAGTGACTCCAACTGAATAGGGATCGGCAGCGAAGAGACCGGGACGGGTTAATGTCACCATAACTGAACAAATGCTGTCTTTTCTGAGCTACACCTGCATGCGACAGGTGTTGGGAACGTCTACACTATCGTTAAACTTGGGGCTACCAGGAATCGCAGGACTAGGGACTTCAGGGCTGCCTACTCAAACTATTTCTGGGGGATTACCAACTGAAAATCCACCACCCTTGGTAAAGAGTACTATCGTCGTTCCCCCGAAAAGAGTGGGAGAAGCCAGGGCTGAAAGGTCAGAGATATGCGTCATCAGGGACCCTTGTTCCGGGGAGATATGGAGGGTATTGAGGATGTTGGGGACACTTCCAGTCAGACCAAACCTGTCACAGAGCGACGGGAGAGAGGCACAACGCTGGAGGATCCAGTCCAGCTATAAGAGAGGGTCTCAACTATGCAGCGACACCTCCAAGAATTGGATGAAGTGATTGAGaaaaaagagaaggaaaaaagCAAAGCTGTCTCACGAAAAAGGGGACAGTATGAGGACTCTATCCATTCCAGGGCTGAAAGTCACTAGGATAAACATGTTCATCTGAGGGAGAAAAACAAGCATACCAGCGGAGCTGGAGAAAGTAAGCGCAAACATACCAGTCAGCGCTGCCCGGGTGAGGAAAGTGGAGAAAGCCGTCGTCACCAGTATTATCCTGAAACCGCTGCTAGAGTGGGGTCAAGTCCGTTTTCGGAGTATATCTTGGCAGATCCGTTGCCTCGTCACTACAAACCCATTAACATGGAATACGATGGATCCGATGACCCGGAGGTACACATGGCCAGATTTGAAAACCATGATCACGCTACATCAGTACACAGAGGGGATTAAGTGTAGAATCTTCTCTATTACGTTAACCGGAATAGCTCAGCAGTGGTTCCGGGCTCTGGAGCCTGATTCTGTTCATTCTTTTAAACAACTACATGATACGTTCATGTGGCAGTTTGCGAGCTCTAAGTGCGCTGCCATGACTGCCATGTCATTGATGGATTTAAAACAAGAACCTACCGAGACTCTGAAGGAATTTGCTGCCCGTTTTACCAAAGCATCTTTGGAGGTGCTCAAAGCTGAATCTCAGATTAAGGGCTATGCTTTTGTACGCAGGCTAAGACCTGGAGCTTTCTTTGATAATTTACAAGTAAAACAACCGAGGGACTTTGATGATATTCTAGCCCTCGGGGTACATACAACTGGAGGAAGCTAGAGCCGCTCGAAAGACAAAATACAGTGGCAACAAACCCAAGAAGGCGGAGAATAAGGTCGAGACACCGGACACCCGTCATCAAGGGAGAGCACCGTATAGGGGACTGCCACTCAGAGTGCTACCAGGGGAAGAGCAGCTAACATACCAGCCCACTCGTAATGAGCAAACCTATAGAGGGGTGAATAACGTCAACCGACTCACTGATCAGACTCCATTGAATAAACCTCAAGACGAGATTTTtcacttaataaaaaatgaaccaTGGTTCAGGGCTCCACGAGATTTTGCTACAGGGGCTCCCAAGCCAGGATCGAATGGACTGTTATGTCAGTACCACAATCATTATGGACACCCTACATAATATTGTGGTCATCTGCGTAATCAATTGGAAATATTGGTGAGATAGGGAAAACTTGATCAATTTGTGAAACAAACACCACCCCTGCACTTGCAGGATAATAATTATAATCCCAGAGCTGGAAGGGAATAAGGGAATCAAGGGGATGATCGTAGGGCTACTCCGTCCCGTAAAGAAAAGAGGCAGGTGCATATGATCATTGGCGAAGAAAATGGACCCATATCCAATAGGGCACAGAAGCAGACCATCCGTTCTTGCAGGGCTGGAAAATTATACAGTGCACCGTATATTTGTGGATTTGGGCAGCGCTGTGAGCATAATCTACAAAGACTGTTTGACAGCGATGGCTTTAGATTCCACCTTGAAATCGCCGGGTAATCCACTGTATGgttgtaacaccctaatctaatttaAGTGTtaaataagaatttaaatatCTGTTGACAGCGGAAGTACCATTAAACaaagattttaatttatatgaaAAACCATTTCTATTAAACATAATAGAAGTAAATActtgaataaaatatttgagataaaacttgaatttaaaagACGATCAGTCAAGACAGAAATATAACAATACCAAACTTGATAAGTTAACACAATCTCAAAAGTAGTTTGAGATTCAAAAACTATACATGTAAGATATTAGATAATGTATTAAGTGCAACTACTACATAACATCATTTTCAAAAAGTTTACTTGACGCGCCCATTCGATCCTCTATGCGTCTCCAACCTTAATTACCTGAAAATGTGTtaggtctcgaataggtgtatgggggggggaggaatacacctataggctatttttcaaacgaAAACATACAGACACAACCTTTTTCAGTTAAAAGAGTTTTAGCAAGACAaggttggcgactgatactgaatactcttcagtaaagagttatcagttaagtcaaagactttaactgatacacgtaaagcttcagtcagGTTTGTTGAACatagagatgttatgaatcttactgactatccgaagattaatcagttagactaataacacacgcaacgTAAAACTTTTGTTTtgaaatagcctgtgagattAATCATTTTGTCAgaaattaagtttctctttgcagttaatcagttttcagttgtATAAGGTTTgtacacaagtaagaaggtaaaaactgaaagttgtaaacaacacagagatttttacgtggttcaaaaaatacttcctacatccacggtcagttgatcagactgacaacttcactgggcatgtgcttacgggtgcacaataAACCtagacaactgaagatcctatcttcagtaccaatacactggatttctcactcttagcttcactgagacaaaactatgcctttccgcaaagactaagatctctcGGAATCAGAACATTGGTCTGAACtctttacaactcaaactctcgattcagtcggttgaaaagaggttcaaaaacatgccaactagattacaaagaacaggttctctgtaatcagttatacctaggctttggatatacaatatttgcctcagttctaagagaatgtttgtAATCAGCAATGACTGATTTTGGGcattgtgattctcttcttcgattcaaactttggaatagCTTTGAATGCTGAGcgacgaattcggcagcgtttcagcttatgtagttgaatcggtgaagattgaagtgatcctcgagctctatttgtatgagacgtcttgaatagatccgttggttgaaatgatcttcaagaattcttccgttagagagtaatttgaacttgggctgaggcttcaatcttcgaggttcatttgtttggtgagaacgactactaAGGAGaaggagataggacatctcagaaaaggtaatcaccaaaaaggaagggcctgcagagaaaggacaatcctaagatctctgcatttaatgcggctgtacttctcgagtgtgtggcttcctttaaactttagaggttctgtccgaggaagaatgtttaactgatacttgactttagtatcagttcgctgaatccacgtggctcacattaaataatcagtcgtaactgattcttggactggttagtcaaatatcagtatttgactttacTTTAATCGTCacatcagtcggcaacttcagtcctCCGGCTTCAGAAcatcaactaaactagaaaaagaactctaacacttgagttcgaatagttctagtctattacaagtgaaacctattgattttggtatcatcaaaactaggattaggatacttcattaagttcccaacaatttccccctttttttgaTGATGCGAAAATCACACAATAGTTCTAAGACAAGAAAAGACAGAGCAAGAACAGCAAGTTaataaacagggtgaatactattcccccttaacaggACAACCTATTAACTTGCATTCGAAGGaaaaacacaacagttcaaaagaAGAAAGCGAAGACATAACTGAAGTAAATAATCAGAGTCTGGACAAAAagatattgtcttcaggttgagatcaaaaggaagttcatttcatttcaagaaaactgatgagaaatcagttaaGGTACAAGGTACAGAGCAACACACACAAAggagtaaaaacaaaaacacatgGACACCACCCATGGACTCCAACTGTTTGCCTGTTTGCGCCTTTGAACTTCATCTTGATCTTTATCTTtatcttcatgttcctaagcttgtttctTCTGTACTTGTTTTCCATTGACTCGAGGTCTTACTGGTTCATCATCCTTGAAATTCTGGTGATCattttgctttaccatcttcagtctttcgagaagatgcagaGAACCAACTTTGAGAAgatttttctctgacttctacttttctcctttttggcaacataaaagaGAGagttgatgatggaagctatgatcagaaggtacccaactcctagtctcagaagctcGTGAGAGGATTTGAGAGGAGGGTGAATACAGAGATGTAGAAGAGGAAGACGTCAGTGGGAATGGAGATGATGAGGGAGACAGAGAATATGAGGGTTGATGAGGATAAGAGAAGCGTGGATGCGGAGAAGAGGAGTGTTAGTGAGGAGAAGGGGGTGGGGAAAAAGTAGGTATGCACAGCTCTTTGGAGATATTCATGTAATGTGGCTATGCACACGGACCTTAGAGGGAGGATGAGGGGCTtaagatggagagagagaggactaggttggagaaagagagagagtacGTGAGATGGGTGTGAGAGGCAAAACTCGAATaagtgacagtcgtgaggactagcactgtcgatttgCCGGCACGAGGTCTTAGTTGAGAAGACCATGTGCGACTGGGGATGCCGACAAACAACGATAGAGagctcgttgttgttgcatgccatggaggtgaGCAAGATATGTGAGATGAGCTTGATGACCTCCTGAAGCttagaagcttcttggcgcctgacattaggatggaagacactcttgTCGTTAGATATAAGTGAGAATAGAAATAAGCTTGACGTCGGAGGAACGTTGAGAACCAGTGCAAGGGTCCTATGAAGACCAAGTGTGTGAgcatcattctcccactccatgactccATTGTCATTGATCTCTCTGATGATGAGTAAATTATGCGTGGAAGATACCAGCGCCGACCTTGGAACGGTAAGGATAAATCAACCCGAGGGTTACGCGAAAAGACCATGAAGAGGCTTGAGGGGACGTGACCATGACAATTCTACACTACCATGAGTACAGTGCTACGGTAAGGGATGGGCTGGAACCAAGCTGGCAGGGCTGGTATCGATTGAGCTGAAGAATAACGCCGAGTATGAGGAACAAAGGGTATGAGGCAGGGCTGTCTCTAAGCATTCTTAGGGTCTCTTATCATTTAATTTAGGTTAGGGCTGCGACCCCAAATTTACCTTTATCCCTCTTTGTATgtatctataaatagaaccaTTGTATCATTATGATAGGGTGGTGATTTCTAATACAACAACCTTTATTTTTCTCATCGATTACTCTCAAATCTCGTTTAACGCACAACAGGTAAATTCTTCTTAAAATAATTCACCGAAAATGGACTCATCACTCTCCATTGTCGGAACAAACGTTTTCTGCAACTTTAGAAAAGTGTTCTCATAGAGGTATCTGTGGAAAGTTGTTAGTTGTGATGAAGAAATGTTTCAAGTGTAAAGTATTTAAAATACTAAGTAAGGAAGATGAAACGATTTTCGATTTTCGTGCCAAAAGacaatttgaagaaaattttcacgTTTGCCGTCACGGCAGAGGATGTAAGCCTCGAAagatagagagaaaataaaaatcattgcaatttgtcaaatcaatgagactttcaagatttttatttgagagGCAAAAGAGTTGGAAAGAAGTTAAGTAAaggatcaggacaagttaacacaatttttaaattcaattaaaagtacttgtccttcacaaatattttatttttgttttttacaatcagttaaagtctttgaaagagactgatcagttagagaaaaatTTCTGAAGACTATTAAGaactcataactgaaataactgatataCACAGGGTaagttgaagatacttacttatcgactgatcattgtagtcagtcgataccattTTTCTGGTTGACTTATAAGAATAAGTTCCCCCTCAGATGAAGACTCATCTTCTTTGGTTGCCACATCATTAGTTGAGGAGCACCAGTTGACTGAGCAACAGTCATCGTGACTCCAGTTGAAAACTTCAAGATCAGCATCaatcttcagggttgatgaggtcgatccttccacaaagatcgttgaacctttcttctggaagagctttggtcagcaagtctgctctctgaactgcggtcggaatccattcaactaAGACATTATTCTTTtccacatgatcacgaatgaagtgatgacgGATTGCgatatgtttgactctggtgtgataaACTGGATTCTACGAGATTGctatagcactggagctgtcgcaatagattgggacttccttttcttcgatcccgtagtccttcagttgttggactagccaTAGCAATTGTGAACAACAACTTCCcacagcaacatattcagcttcagttgtagatgTGGCGACTGAAGTATGCTtatt comes from Salvia miltiorrhiza cultivar Shanhuang (shh) chromosome 3, IMPLAD_Smil_shh, whole genome shotgun sequence and encodes:
- the LOC131018613 gene encoding uncharacterized protein LOC131018613 — encoded protein: MDPMTRRYTWPDLKTMITLHQYTEGIKCRIFSITLTGIAQQWFRALEPDSVHSFKQLHDTFMWQFASSKCAAMTAMSLMDLKQEPTETLKEFAARFTKASLEVLKAESQIKGYAFVRRLRPGAFFDNLQVKQPRDFDDILALGVHTTGGS
- the LOC131014002 gene encoding uncharacterized protein LOC131014002, whose product is MVSPFPKDFFSSCTLWKTLVLVALLLNLIVNTQNPQLYFHRWAAPPQPSSSPQPLVSSNNVNDRTNLSHIAFGLMGSVQTWPQRRGYLEAWWRPNKTRGHVFLDRPPPPELLPWPETAPPYKLVDDLSELFRHTKPRFWLMPRMVHGISELLREVHDGVRWVVMGDDDSVFFVDNIVDVLAEYDHNKYYYLGWHSESVISNYWYSFDQAFGGGGIVLSYPLATALARDMDACLLRYADSTSADLITMTCIADVGVNLTPHKGIHQVDLHGDFSGYLSAHPKVPVLTFHHFDAVEPIFPSMDRMQSTHHLMKAADADQSRLLQQTICYHKKTNWSLSISWGYSAQIYERIMPRSYLQLPIETFTPWANGPERPFYMFNTRPRSNDSCEAPHFFFFESVSESTSTDQIITTYTRANQRGLPPCLSSGNHSADFITEIQVISTGKKRLQIDRCECCDIVRVDGVKADVTLRECKIDEIIA